Genomic DNA from Synergistaceae bacterium:
TTATTATTTTTTCCGCGATGCTAACTGTGGATTTGCTGCCAAATATGGAAGAGGATTCACGGGTTTATCATTAATTCTGACTTCAAAATGTAAATGTTCAGTTGAAGCTCTGCCCGTTCGTCCTACATGGGCTATGACTTGGCCGACTGTTATGCGCTGGCCGGGTCTGACTGATACTGTATTGCAATGAGCGTAAAGAGTTTTGACTCCTCCGCCGTGATCCATCAAAACAAAATTTCCGTAACCTCGAAATCCCGGTGTTGAATTATTGCCGGTTTTAGCGACGACTCCGGAATTTGCGGCACGTATAGGCGTATTCAAAGGCATGGGAATATCGACTCCCGCGTGAAGTCTTCTGCCTCTTGGTCCGAATCCTGAAGTAACTTTACCGTCAACCGGCCATAACATTTTCCCGTTGAGTCTCGGCAAATTTCGCACGTAATTATCATTAGGTCTTCTCGGTGGCGTGTAAAAATATGGCTGTAAATAGTCCGGAATTGTCCCGAAAGTGTGATCTAAATCTGCGAGTTTAGGGCGTTTAGGTGCTGCTTCAGGAGGGAGTCTAACTGCTTCGACTTTATCGCCGGAAATTACTAATCTCATCGGGCCTGTTACAGGATTCCCATTCGGTGAAAGTATTATAATCGGATCCATTAAGCCCGGTATCTTGTCGGGATCTTCTGATTTTTTCTGAGCATCGGCTAAAATTTTATCAGGGGGCGTGCTGCTCTTGTTATTATTATTTGCCGGCATTGCTGGGACTCGTTTAATTTCAGGTATAACCGGCGCGGGTTTAGGGTCGGGCTTCTTTGCTACTGGTAACGAGGCGGAATAATTGAGTCGTCCCTTGTTTTGCCATATTGCGAGTAAATCAGCGTGATTCTTTGGCAAATAAATAACTGTACTCGGCTTTATGTCGCCTGAACTCGTAGAATTTGCCCAGAAAATATCTTCTATAGTGAAATTATGCATTACACAATAATGATTTAATTGCTCTAACCCTTTTGAAATATCTTCGTCAAATGTAATAGATTCCCATTTTGCTGCATATCCTGCTGTCGTTATTATTAGCAAGCTCGAAAAAATTAAAATTGTTTTATGTAATAATTTCATGTTTAATCACTCTCCGTAAAATATGCTTTATATAATATTTGCTTATTATAACGTGTAAAGCCTTAAGAAATACAAAAAATTTTTATTCACGCGCAAAAAAAATCAGGACTCGCAAGCGCAAATCCTGATAATTATTATAATCTCGTATAAATATTATTGAGCCTGATCTAACTTTACAGCTATAACCGGTTTATAAGTGATTCCGGCCTCAAACCATGCTGATACAATTACGCAAAAATCTTCAGGGACGTTAAAAATTTCTTGGCCGTCTTGATTAAAGAATATTGCGGTGTTGTCGTCTTCAGAGTCAGAAATTTGACCGTCCGGGAATGAATGCCAAATTAATTTTGCGTTTTCGGGCACTGACTTATCAAGCGATATAGTGAATTCATAAATGCCGCTCTCGTCAACTTTTACATCAGGCAATATAGCAGCAATCATGAAATCATCATTAGAGACAAGGGACAAAGCCGCCGAGTCAAGAGTTAAATTATTGCTGCTCTCTTGTTGAGTCGACTCGTTTTGTGATTCTATCTCGTTTTCTGATTGATTCGGTGATTCTTGTGATTCTGATTCTGATTCAGATTCAGAGTCCGCAAAATCTTTATTACTTGCTGAGTCTGCATTATTAATCACAAGAGTAAATTTCTTACTTTTCTTGCCGCCTTCATTCTGAACAGTAACAGTAAATTTAAATTTGCCGTTATCTGTAGGAGTTCCTGAAATATCGCCGGATTCATTAAGAGTCAAGCCGGGGGGAGTCTTCCCGCTCCATGACCATTTTAAAATCTCGCTGCCAGTTGCCTCAAGAAAGTCGTTATATGTTTCTCCTACTGTTCCCGCCTCAAGTGTCTTTGTTATGATTTTGGGCTTGACGGATTTAAATGTAAATTTCACAGCTTTTGTATAGCTCCCTGCCTGATTTTCCGCAGTTATTTCAGCTTTTCCGCTAAAATTGTGCTTGAGGGTTCCTGTAATTATTCCTGTGTCTGAGTCGATTTCTAGACCTTCAGGGAGTCCGGCGGCACTCCATGTAATAGGGGCATCTCCTGCTGATAGTTTCATTTCGCCTATAAATTCATTATTAATATATGCGGTCTTGAATGAACTAGTTTTAATTTTAGGCGCAACAGGATTTATTGTAATAGTGCAAGACTCCTCGATGTATAAAGATTCGTTTCCTGCTCTGACTGTAAAATTATAAGTTCCGCATTGAGTAGGTTTGCCTGAAATTTTGCCGGATTTAAGAGTCAAACCGGGTGGAAAATCTCCGCTTGAAATACTCCAATTTTTGAGCTTGGCACCTGTAACAGTGAAAGAGCCTTTATAACTTTTTCCACTTGTACCTATGGGCAGTGATTTCTTAGAGATACCGAATACAGCTAGAGAAATTTTCTTAGTTTCTGTTCCTGCTGGGTTAGTAATCTTGACAGTAAAATTAAATTTTCCTGCCGCTGTTGGAGTTCCCGTAATATTGCCCTGCTCATCAATTGAGAGTCCCTTTAGTGCTTCGGGGAGATTCTCAAGTGATATGCTTGTTATTGACGTGCCGGTAAAATCAATAGGAATACTACAATTTTTGTTTACAGGAGCAGCAGGGAGACTCTTTGTTTTGATTTTAGGCTTTGAAGGAAAATCAGAAATTGAAATTGTGAATGTCCTAGTGTCTTTGCCGCCTGTGTTGCTTGCTTCAAGAGTAAATGTAAAATCGCCTGTTTCTGTTGGAATACCTGAAATTATGCCGGTATCTTCATAAAGCATGAGTCCGTTGGGTAAATTGCCGCTTGTTTTCTCCCATGTAATGGGTTTTGTGCCTGCCGCTTCAAGACTTACAGAATAATTTACTTTCTTACTGCCTGCTTTGAGAATAGAATTTGTAGTAATTGCGGGCTTTTCACTCACAGTTATAGTGAATATTCTAGAGTCATCACCTGCTGAATTACTTGCTTTGACCGTAAAAGAAAATTTATCAGCTTTAGTGGGAGTGCCTGAAATTGTGCCGCTATTCGAGAGTGTGAGTCCATCCGGTAAATTGCCGCTTGTTTTCTCCCATGTAATAGGCTTAGTGCCTGAGGCTTCAAGAGTAACAGAATATTTTTCTCCTTTAGTGCCTGCTTTGAGTGTAGCACTTGTAGTAATTGCAGGCTTTTCACTCACTGTTATAGTGAATGTTCTAGTGTCATCACCTGCTGTATTGCTTGCCCTGACAGTAAAAGAGAAACTGCCGTTTTTCGTGGGAGTTCCTGAAATTGTGCCGCTATTTGAGAGTGTTAATCCGTTTGGTAAATCGCCGCCAGTTTTCTTCCATGTAATAGGCTTAGTGCCTGAGGCTTCAAGAGTAACAGAATATTTTTCTCCTTTAGTGCCTGCTTTGAGTGTAGCACTTGTAGTAATTGCAGGCTTTTCACTCACTGTTATAGAAAATGTTCTAGAGTCATCGCCTGCTGTATTACTTGCCTTAACAATAAAAGAGAAATTACCCGCTTTCGTAGGAGTGCCTGAAATTGTGCCGCTATTCGAGAGTGTGAGTCCGTCTGGTAAATTGCCGCCTGTTTTCTCCCATGTAATAGGTTTTGTGCCTGTAGCGTCAAGAGTTACAGAATAATTTTCACCTTTAATACCTGCTTTGAGAGTAGCACTTGTAGTAATTATAGGCTTTTCACTCACTGTTATAGAAAATGTTCTAGAGTCTTCACCTGCTGTATTGCTTGCCCTGACAGTAAAAGAGAAACTGCCGTTTTTCGTGGGAGTTCCTGAAATTGTGCCGCTATTTGAGAGTGTTAATCCGTTTGGTAAATCGCCGCTAGTTTTCTTCCATGTAATAGGCGTTGTTCCTGTTGCCTCAAGAGTTACAGAATAACTTTCTCCCTTAGCACCTGCTGGAAGAGTCTCTCCTGTTGTGATTGTTGGAGCTTCATTAACAGCAATTAAGAAATTTCTAGAGTCCTCTCCCTCCGTGTTGCTTGCTTTGACAGAAAATGAGAAATTGCCTGATTCTGTAGGAATACCTGAGATTATACCTGAACTTGACAGCGATAAACCCTTTGGCAAAGTGCCGCTTGTTTTCTCCCATGTAATAGGCGTTGTTCCTGACGCAGATAAAATTACAGCATAATTTTCATATTTACTTCCCGGTGTAAGTGTCTCGTTTGTCGTGATTGTCAGTGCTTTTTGCGATTCTTTTACTGTCAGAGTAAATTGCTTTTGATCATCTGTGTATCCATCAGCTGCATCGATGGAAAAAGTGTATGTCCCTGCTTGATCAGGAGTACCCTTCAGAATAATTGAAGTATAGTCATTGCTGTCTCTGCGGTAATCAAGCCACGACGGAACATTATAATAAGGAGTCAAGAAAAATAGCACAATGGGTATATTGGTTTTGACCGTTTCATTATATTCAACACCAACAATAGCGTCTTTAAGGTTTGTTGTTAATATTTCTAACCCCTTATCGGAATCGCTAATTGTGATTATAAAAATTTTAGAGTCCTCGCCAGCTGAGTTACTCGCCTTAACAGTAAATGAGAAAGTGCCTGAGTTTGTCGGAGTTCCTGAAATTTCGCCGGTATTTGCAAGGGTTAGGCCATCAGGTAAACTGCCGCCTGTTTTTGTCCATGTGGATTCTGTTCCTGACGATTTAAGAGTTACAGAATATTTCTTGCCTTTAATGCCATTTTTGAGATATGGTGCCGTTGTTATTGATGGCGTCTGAGTTACGTTTAATGTCAATTCTTTCTCATCAGAGCCCGCAATATTACTCGCCTTAACAGCAAATAGAAATTCGCCTGTCTGAGTTGGAGTTCCAGAAATTAACCCCGAATTATTAAGAGTTAACCCGCTCGGTAATTTTCCTTGAGTTATTTGGCATGAAGTAGGAGTACCGCCTGTTAATTCAATCTGTGCCGAATATTCTGCGCCGTAAACTGCATCAGGCAAGGATTCAGTTATTATTTCAGGTTTACCAGCCATTATGATATAAACAGTCATAGGCATATATCTGCCAACATCATAATTATATCGGATAGTAGTTGTACTCGAAGAAAATTTTATGATGCCTGTAGAACTGTCGTATTGCAATGACGCTCCTGTATCGTTGTCTATAACGTTTGATACTTTGCTAATTCTGTCCTGCAAATAGTCCTTAAGATTTATGTAATAGCCGTCGGAATCCTCATTAACTGTCAGACCTGTAACTTTTTGATTGCCGCAATCATAAATTCCATTATATGTATTGCTTAAATCTAAAGCCATTAATTGATTCCATGAGCAGTCACAAAGAGTAGATAAACGATTTTTCCCCACGTCTAGGGTTGTTAATTGATTATAGCTGCAATCAAGATAAGATAACTTCTCTATTGTTCCTAGATTTAGTAATGTCAATTGATTATCGTTGCAATAAAGCTCATATAAACGTATATTCTTGCTAACGTCTAAAGTTGTTAATTGATTTGCACCGCAATCTAGATGAATTAGAGCCGTATTCTTGCTAACGTCCAAAGTTGTTAAATTGTTACCGCCGCAATCAAGATAAGTCAGAGCTATATTCTTGCTAACGTCCAAAGTTATTAATTTGTTACTCCTGCAACTTAGATAACTCAGAACCGCAATCTTGCTAACATCCAAAGTTGTTAGTTTGTTATAGCCGCAATCTAGATAAATCAGAGCCGTATTCTTGCTAATATCTAAAGCCGTTAACTGGTTATATTTACAATCCAGAGAAGTTAGAGCCGTGAAGAATTCAATACCCTTCAGAGAGCCTATATTCATGCCTTTAGACGGTAAAATTTTGTTTTCCGTGTAGAGTTTCATTGAAGTAACATTATTAATTTCTTCGTAGCTTAATGCTCCGTTAGAGTCAATGTCAAAATTTGTTTTCACATAATCTTGGAAATTGAAATCAGGGAAATTTGTGTCATTGATAGCTATACCAACAGGTGCGGGCGGTGTCGGTTGTGATTTGCCATCAGGAATAGTAAAGGCCTTTATACAAACATTGTATCCAGAAGCTTCAACTGCATCGCGCCAAGTTGTTCCGTCTGAAGAATAATAAGACTCGTTCAAATTTGTAACCGCATTATATCTAGAAGAGTAGTTTTTCTCAATTGCAGTCCCTGTATCTGTCTTAACTACAACTGAGAAATAATGCCCCTTAGAAATTTTTATCGCATTCTGAGAAAAATCTTCCGTGTGATAACCTGAATATGAGTTATAGCCGTCTTTTTTGCTGGCGGTTAAGGTTCCGTTAATAGGGGAATCGGGTTGCTCAGTGCCGAGATCATACACGTAAATTTCGTAATTAGTATTGTTATCAATTGTGTAAAATCCTACATACTGCAAAATTTCATCTGATTCTGTCTTGAAGATATTTGCTGACCATTTCCCATTTGTAGAGCCTAAG
This window encodes:
- a CDS encoding M23 family metallopeptidase, translated to MKLLHKTILIFSSLLIITTAGYAAKWESITFDEDISKGLEQLNHYCVMHNFTIEDIFWANSTSSGDIKPSTVIYLPKNHADLLAIWQNKGRLNYSASLPVAKKPDPKPAPVIPEIKRVPAMPANNNNKSSTPPDKILADAQKKSEDPDKIPGLMDPIIILSPNGNPVTGPMRLVISGDKVEAVRLPPEAAPKRPKLADLDHTFGTIPDYLQPYFYTPPRRPNDNYVRNLPRLNGKMLWPVDGKVTSGFGPRGRRLHAGVDIPMPLNTPIRAANSGVVAKTGNNSTPGFRGYGNFVLMDHGGGVKTLYAHCNTVSVRPGQRITVGQVIAHVGRTGRASTEHLHFEVRINDKPVNPLPYLAANPQLASRKK
- a CDS encoding putative Ig domain-containing protein; the encoded protein is MKFKKFAVITLLLFRVLCPYSAFASDNDIVILPPSPEYVKWLESLEQQKEVSIKSEADSFKGGVIPSPIDRSHLWKNPPKPRDGEISILNTVPDYYDLREQNRLTPVKNQNPWGTCWAHASLASMESTYKTLYSDSVLDLSEMFVAYFVYGDTRPGKSFGLNYEDEDILDQGGNFDKVIALTSRLGFVRENILPYPSRQYTYTAPDKLPEEYTTLPVRLKDTYSIGYLSGDKIMNVVKELVIKQGALGISYCNNHDNYSTHLVDGKYVKVYYYNGNDSWFNITHAVNIVGWDDNFSRMNFPVSMRPTKDGAWLVRNSWGTDWGDDGYFWMSYEQYIVDTTLLILDDAPEGLKHYGYDDLGYLGSTNGKWSANIFKTESDEILQYVGFYTIDNNTNYEIYVYDLGTEQPDSPINGTLTASKKDGYNSYSGYHTEDFSQNAIKISKGHYFSVVVKTDTGTAIEKNYSSRYNAVTNLNESYYSSDGTTWRDAVEASGYNVCIKAFTIPDGKSQPTPPAPVGIAINDTNFPDFNFQDYVKTNFDIDSNGALSYEEINNVTSMKLYTENKILPSKGMNIGSLKGIEFFTALTSLDCKYNQLTALDISKNTALIYLDCGYNKLTTLDVSKIAVLSYLSCRSNKLITLDVSKNIALTYLDCGGNNLTTLDVSKNTALIHLDCGANQLTTLDVSKNIRLYELYCNDNQLTLLNLGTIEKLSYLDCSYNQLTTLDVGKNRLSTLCDCSWNQLMALDLSNTYNGIYDCGNQKVTGLTVNEDSDGYYINLKDYLQDRISKVSNVIDNDTGASLQYDSSTGIIKFSSSTTTIRYNYDVGRYMPMTVYIIMAGKPEIITESLPDAVYGAEYSAQIELTGGTPTSCQITQGKLPSGLTLNNSGLISGTPTQTGEFLFAVKASNIAGSDEKELTLNVTQTPSITTAPYLKNGIKGKKYSVTLKSSGTESTWTKTGGSLPDGLTLANTGEISGTPTNSGTFSFTVKASNSAGEDSKIFIITISDSDKGLEILTTNLKDAIVGVEYNETVKTNIPIVLFFLTPYYNVPSWLDYRRDSNDYTSIILKGTPDQAGTYTFSIDAADGYTDDQKQFTLTVKESQKALTITTNETLTPGSKYENYAVILSASGTTPITWEKTSGTLPKGLSLSSSGIISGIPTESGNFSFSVKASNTEGEDSRNFLIAVNEAPTITTGETLPAGAKGESYSVTLEATGTTPITWKKTSGDLPNGLTLSNSGTISGTPTKNGSFSFTVRASNTAGEDSRTFSITVSEKPIITTSATLKAGIKGENYSVTLDATGTKPITWEKTGGNLPDGLTLSNSGTISGTPTKAGNFSFIVKASNTAGDDSRTFSITVSEKPAITTSATLKAGTKGEKYSVTLEASGTKPITWKKTGGDLPNGLTLSNSGTISGTPTKNGSFSFTVRASNTAGDDTRTFTITVSEKPAITTSATLKAGTKGEKYSVTLEASGTKPITWEKTSGNLPDGLTLSNSGTISGTPTKADKFSFTVKASNSAGDDSRIFTITVSEKPAITTNSILKAGSKKVNYSVSLEAAGTKPITWEKTSGNLPNGLMLYEDTGIISGIPTETGDFTFTLEASNTGGKDTRTFTISISDFPSKPKIKTKSLPAAPVNKNCSIPIDFTGTSITSISLENLPEALKGLSIDEQGNITGTPTAAGKFNFTVKITNPAGTETKKISLAVFGISKKSLPIGTSGKSYKGSFTVTGAKLKNWSISSGDFPPGLTLKSGKISGKPTQCGTYNFTVRAGNESLYIEESCTITINPVAPKIKTSSFKTAYINNEFIGEMKLSAGDAPITWSAAGLPEGLEIDSDTGIITGTLKHNFSGKAEITAENQAGSYTKAVKFTFKSVKPKIITKTLEAGTVGETYNDFLEATGSEILKWSWSGKTPPGLTLNESGDISGTPTDNGKFKFTVTVQNEGGKKSKKFTLVINNADSASNKDFADSESESESESQESPNQSENEIESQNESTQQESSNNLTLDSAALSLVSNDDFMIAAILPDVKVDESGIYEFTISLDKSVPENAKLIWHSFPDGQISDSEDDNTAIFFNQDGQEIFNVPEDFCVIVSAWFEAGITYKPVIAVKLDQAQ